One Microlunatus soli genomic window carries:
- a CDS encoding putative immunity protein yields the protein MASVAVGDFELTMDELRVVARFATESAEEVLPIFEDAVPGDHRPRSAVEAAWEFINGAQRTKLQRVTSLEAHRAAKDATTEMVALAARSAGDAASAAYLHPIAKASQVGHILRATASAARVAELNAADDHSAGESVINRAAERATPVLIDVLCRYPVATTANSRVAQLMSMLDAVLRAERVSEVRGTLEE from the coding sequence ATGGCAAGCGTGGCGGTCGGTGACTTCGAATTGACCATGGACGAGTTGCGGGTCGTGGCTCGCTTCGCCACCGAGAGCGCCGAAGAAGTCCTTCCCATCTTCGAGGATGCCGTACCCGGTGATCATCGTCCGCGGTCCGCTGTCGAAGCGGCGTGGGAATTCATCAACGGCGCACAGCGGACCAAGCTGCAGCGCGTCACCTCGTTGGAGGCCCATCGAGCCGCGAAGGACGCAACGACAGAGATGGTGGCGTTGGCTGCCCGTTCCGCCGGCGATGCGGCGTCGGCCGCCTACCTGCACCCGATCGCGAAGGCCAGCCAGGTCGGCCACATCCTGCGAGCCACTGCCAGTGCGGCACGAGTCGCCGAGCTGAACGCTGCCGATGATCACTCCGCCGGAGAGTCGGTGATCAACCGAGCGGCCGAGCGCGCGACGCCGGTGCTGATTGATGTCCTCTGCCGCTATCCGGTCGCAACGACAGCCAACAGTCGCGTCGCGCAGCTGATGAGCATGCTGGACGCTGTGCTCAGGGCCGAGCGGGTGTCTGAGGTCCGCGGCACGCTGGAGGAATGA
- a CDS encoding DUF1707 SHOCT-like domain-containing protein codes for MTHDAEGAAPVPVARASDAERETAAEHLRTAVADGRLDLTELDERLTAVYQAKTRAELATVTHDLEPGVLETKPLTLRTKSGSLRRTGSWTAPVEIVAQCTSGSIKIDFTGARVPQREVTVHATAKSGSVVLVVPTDWAVVMDDVTSGSGTITNKVAQRDPTTASHTVRVVGSVASGVIKARYPRRSFIDWLLRRPH; via the coding sequence ATGACTCACGATGCCGAGGGCGCAGCGCCGGTGCCGGTCGCCCGGGCCAGTGACGCCGAACGCGAAACGGCCGCCGAACACCTCCGGACGGCGGTGGCCGACGGGCGCCTCGACCTGACCGAACTGGACGAACGGCTGACCGCGGTCTATCAGGCCAAGACCCGCGCCGAGCTGGCCACGGTGACCCACGATCTCGAGCCCGGCGTGCTGGAGACCAAACCGCTGACCTTGCGCACCAAGAGCGGCTCGTTGCGGCGGACCGGGAGCTGGACGGCTCCGGTCGAGATCGTCGCACAGTGCACGTCCGGTTCGATCAAGATCGACTTCACCGGAGCCCGCGTCCCGCAACGGGAGGTGACCGTGCACGCCACGGCGAAGTCGGGAAGCGTCGTGCTGGTCGTCCCCACCGACTGGGCCGTCGTGATGGACGACGTCACCAGCGGTAGCGGCACCATCACCAACAAAGTCGCCCAGCGCGACCCGACCACGGCCAGCCACACGGTCCGGGTGGTCGGTTCGGTAGCCTCCGGCGTGATCAAGGCACGCTACCCGCGGCGCAGCTTCATCGACTGGCTGCTCCGCCGCCCGCACTGA